One genomic region from Chthoniobacterales bacterium encodes:
- a CDS encoding proprotein convertase P-domain-containing protein encodes MKTRLRLTILAAVFATTTMSGLQAQAQGTEGIQVPDGTRKCLKPGNRLPMLPSPFVPLACLAPVVNVSAQASNESESFVVINPTNTNNIVAFSNLVTSNSIFRAFSTNGGVTWTRGTVATGVACCDGQAAFDSFGNLFLVYINASVNQINVILSTDGGATFGAPITVGTGSVDQPSIAVGNGSVWVDWNLSGAMQARGAAVTGLGVVGAFNAVQVIPTGTGSFGGIAVGPGANGGKVIVVYQSPTGGQGPATIFANVDADGLGAGNFGARITVTTTNVGGFDFIPAQSGRSVDSEAGVVWDATGGPFNNRIYLVYTEETVNENNDTDILVRTSDNDGATWSAPVRVNDDATTNSQFLPYVTLDRTSGNVAIGFHDCRNDNGVPGVGGTNAVPNDDAEYFATFSTNGGVTWAPNVRLSGGFSNDNAAANGIDYGDYVGQDSRAGRFFAVWADNSNCDGTNANGTLSAFDLYASSLTITGGSPTPTPTPCVICTPTPTPTATPTPTATPTATPTATPPCNQTTFAGTGVGAIADSPGSPTYGPPLVISFAVAGQTAPLTNVAVDLTLTHTWVGDLDMILTSPGGTASLITVSRIGQTTAGGVGDSSNYGGLYNFTDSAAGTNIWTVALT; translated from the coding sequence ATGAAGACACGCCTACGCCTAACGATTCTTGCCGCCGTTTTTGCTACAACCACCATGTCAGGCTTGCAGGCGCAGGCGCAGGGCACCGAGGGCATCCAGGTGCCCGATGGAACCCGCAAATGTTTAAAGCCGGGAAACCGTCTGCCCATGCTCCCGAGTCCGTTCGTACCGCTGGCTTGCCTCGCGCCGGTGGTGAACGTCAGCGCCCAGGCCAGCAACGAGTCGGAAAGTTTCGTGGTCATCAACCCCACCAACACGAACAATATCGTGGCCTTCTCGAATCTGGTCACCAGCAACAGCATCTTCCGCGCGTTCTCAACTAACGGTGGCGTTACCTGGACGCGAGGGACGGTCGCCACGGGCGTGGCGTGTTGTGACGGGCAGGCGGCCTTCGACTCATTTGGGAACCTGTTCCTGGTTTACATCAACGCCTCCGTAAACCAGATCAATGTAATTTTGAGTACCGACGGTGGCGCGACTTTCGGGGCGCCGATTACCGTGGGTACGGGCAGCGTGGACCAGCCCTCGATCGCGGTTGGTAACGGCAGCGTCTGGGTCGATTGGAATTTGAGCGGAGCCATGCAAGCGCGAGGCGCGGCCGTGACAGGTTTGGGCGTCGTGGGAGCGTTCAATGCGGTCCAGGTGATCCCGACAGGCACGGGCAGTTTCGGGGGTATCGCGGTAGGGCCCGGTGCCAACGGCGGTAAGGTGATCGTAGTGTATCAAAGCCCCACCGGCGGACAGGGCCCGGCTACAATTTTCGCCAACGTCGACGCGGACGGACTGGGAGCGGGCAACTTCGGCGCGCGCATCACCGTCACGACCACGAATGTAGGCGGCTTCGACTTCATCCCGGCGCAGAGCGGGCGCTCGGTTGACTCTGAGGCCGGAGTTGTGTGGGACGCCACTGGCGGCCCGTTCAACAATCGGATCTACCTCGTCTACACGGAAGAGACGGTGAACGAGAACAATGATACCGACATCCTGGTGCGCACGTCCGACAATGACGGCGCCACCTGGAGCGCGCCCGTGCGGGTGAACGACGACGCGACCACCAACAGCCAGTTTCTACCCTATGTCACCCTAGACCGCACGAGCGGCAACGTAGCGATAGGCTTTCACGATTGCCGCAATGATAATGGCGTGCCCGGCGTTGGTGGGACGAACGCCGTCCCCAACGACGACGCGGAATACTTCGCGACCTTCAGCACCAACGGCGGCGTGACTTGGGCGCCGAACGTCCGCCTGAGCGGCGGGTTCTCGAACGACAATGCGGCGGCCAACGGAATCGACTACGGCGATTACGTCGGTCAGGACTCGCGCGCAGGCAGGTTCTTCGCCGTCTGGGCGGACAACTCGAACTGCGATGGCACGAACGCAAACGGGACGTTGAGCGCGTTTGATCTCTATGCGAGCTCACTCACAATTACGGGCGGATCTCCAACTCCAACTCCGACCCCTTGTGTCATTTGTACTCCAACCCCGACACCTACGGCTACCCCTACACCCACCGCTACTCCAACAGCGACACCTACCGCCACGCCGCCGTGCAATCAGACTACCTTTGCCGGGACGGGCGTAGGAGCGATTGCGGACAGCCCCGGATCGCCAACCTATGGACCGCCGCTGGTGATCAGCTTTGCGGTAGCTGGGCAGACCGCGCCGCTCACTAACGTGGCGGTGGATTTGACCCTGACCCACACGTGGGTGGGAGACCTGGATATGATCCTGACCTCCCCTGGAGGGACAGCGAGCCTGATCACGGTGAGCCGGATCGGGCAAACGACCGCGGGGGGAGTGGGCGACAGCTCCAACTACGGAGGGCTGTATAACTTCACCGACAGCGCGGCAGGGACCAACATCTGGACGGTGGCGTTGACT